ATAATCAGAGCGGTTTTGAAAAACAACCCTATATCATATATCAACATACAAAATAAACTTAAAGACTATAGAATTCGTTGGATCATATCATTTTTTCTTTTACCATAGTTTTATTCCCCAGAACCGGATGGCCATGATCATTCCAATAATTACGATGAGTACTCCAAAGATTTTTTGCATCCATTTGCCTACTAAAACATATTTGTTGCCAAGTTTCCCTCGGATGGTTGTCGTTGCAGCACAGAGTGGAATAATGGGAATCCCATGGCCCAGACCAAAGACAAACAATAGCAATCCACCCATTACTATGGAAAAATCCTGAGCAAGAATGAGGATAAAAACAGGCAGCATTAGCCCTAAGGCACAGGGTGCCCAACCAATTGAAAACAGTATCCCTAAAAAGAAAGCTCCGAAATAGACAGATTTTTTACTGAGCTTTAAAAACATTTTTTGTCCTTGTTCTACTACATCAGAACTTGATTGTCTCTGAGATTTTAATTGTATTAATTCCTTAAGTGGTTTAAACACGTTTATTCCCAATATTATAAGAATAATACCTGCAATTAGGAAAAACAAAGCTGATGCCTCAATAAAAAAACCTATTGATGAGAGAATCAAACCAAAAACAAAAAAAACTAATGCCATCCCTATAGTGAACACGATCCCAATCCAAACACCTTGCATTGAAAACGTCTTATGACTTTTTTGTGAATCCTGCTGAAGAGTACCAACATATGAAATCATAGCAACAAGCAGTGCAAGAGAGCATGGTGTAACTGCTGTTAGCACTCCTAAAAGAAATATGCCAATGAACGTGATACTTTCTTCATATATTTTTCCGTGAAAACCTTCCCAGGTCCCATCAATTATTTTTTGAATATCCTGCATTAAAGACTCAGCGCTTTGCACTCCATCAATCGGACCTCGTCCCATGAGATATACATGATATACACCAACGATACTTTGATTCATATCAATAAGCACAATACTTGGGTTGGAAAAAGCTCCATCCTTAGTCCAGTATTTCTGATAGAGATTAGCAATAGAATACGGAGAATAATCTTCAACCCAATGCCAACTAATATTAATATTAAAATCTTGCTCTGCCATTTCTTTACCGGTTCTCGAGTATGGATTTTTCCTGATGTTAATCGTGATAACCGTAACATTTTGGTTTTTTTCTGAAAGTTTTTCAAGCTCAACAATTTGCCCTTTCATTTCTTCAAGACATTCGATACAAAGAGGTGATTCCAAACCTGTAAAATGCAAAATAACAACTGAACCTGAGTAATCACTGAGTGAGAATTCAGTTCCATTTTCATCAGTAGTTGAAAAATCAGGTGCTGAAAGTATGCTATCTTCTGCAGTTGCAACAGCTGATAAAAACAAGGAGAAAAGAAAGATTAGAATGAGAG
The nucleotide sequence above comes from Candidatus Thermoplasmatota archaeon. Encoded proteins:
- a CDS encoding cytochrome c biogenesis protein; protein product: MMNYKHQRFFSSLILIFLFSLFLSAVATAEDSILSAPDFSTTDENGTEFSLSDYSGSVVILHFTGLESPLCIECLEEMKGQIVELEKLSEKNQNVTVITINIRKNPYSRTGKEMAEQDFNINISWHWVEDYSPYSIANLYQKYWTKDGAFSNPSIVLIDMNQSIVGVYHVYLMGRGPIDGVQSAESLMQDIQKIIDGTWEGFHGKIYEESITFIGIFLLGVLTAVTPCSLALLVAMISYVGTLQQDSQKSHKTFSMQGVWIGIVFTIGMALVFFVFGLILSSIGFFIEASALFFLIAGIILIILGINVFKPLKELIQLKSQRQSSSDVVEQGQKMFLKLSKKSVYFGAFFLGILFSIGWAPCALGLMLPVFILILAQDFSIVMGGLLLFVFGLGHGIPIIPLCAATTTIRGKLGNKYVLVGKWMQKIFGVLIVIIGMIMAIRFWGIKLW